The following are from one region of the Achromobacter xylosoxidans genome:
- a CDS encoding MFS transporter, translating to MSHGEPSDAPAGASAQNAGPGGDGPLNPGVAKREVWAWAMYDFANSGYTTVILTAVFSTYFVGVVGGRAPWATLAWTAALSLSYLLIMLTMPTLGARADARASKRRLLFTSTVGCVAATLVLTQAGPGDVWLALAAIVVSNYCYCVGESVVAAFLPELARPSALGRVSGWGWSFGYCGGMLTLGLSLVVVTLAEGRGETAEHFVPWVIVVTCAVFALAALPSFFLLRERAKPQAGKQDALHMLKRLAYAWRETGQHFPEFRRLLMCIACYQAGISVVITLAAVYASEVMGFTTPQIMLLVFTVNIGAAAGAFSFGYVQDRIGHKPALALTLCGWILMVLVAYAAVTAPVFWVAATLAGLCMGTTQSAGRAMTGALAPAGRLAEFYSLWTFAVQLAAVIGPLTYGLVTWATHGNHRLAILVTGLFFVGGLILLSRVDVKRGLERRAA from the coding sequence ATGAGCCACGGCGAGCCGTCGGATGCGCCGGCCGGCGCGTCCGCGCAGAACGCCGGGCCAGGGGGCGACGGCCCCCTGAATCCCGGTGTGGCCAAACGCGAGGTCTGGGCCTGGGCCATGTACGACTTCGCCAATTCTGGCTACACCACCGTGATCCTCACGGCGGTGTTCAGCACTTATTTCGTCGGTGTGGTCGGCGGGCGCGCCCCGTGGGCCACGCTGGCCTGGACCGCGGCGCTGTCGCTGTCCTACCTGCTCATCATGCTGACCATGCCCACGCTGGGCGCCCGCGCCGATGCGCGCGCCAGCAAGCGTCGCTTGCTCTTTACGAGCACGGTGGGCTGCGTGGCCGCCACGCTGGTGCTGACGCAGGCTGGGCCTGGGGACGTCTGGCTGGCGCTGGCCGCCATCGTCGTTTCCAACTACTGCTATTGCGTCGGCGAGTCCGTGGTCGCGGCCTTCCTGCCGGAACTCGCGCGGCCCTCCGCGCTGGGGCGGGTTTCGGGCTGGGGCTGGAGCTTCGGCTATTGCGGCGGCATGCTCACGCTGGGCCTGTCGCTGGTGGTCGTGACGCTGGCCGAGGGGCGCGGTGAAACCGCCGAGCATTTCGTGCCGTGGGTGATCGTGGTCACCTGCGCGGTGTTCGCGCTGGCGGCGCTGCCATCCTTCTTCCTGCTGCGCGAACGCGCGAAACCGCAGGCTGGCAAGCAGGACGCGCTGCACATGCTCAAGCGCCTGGCCTATGCCTGGCGCGAAACCGGCCAGCACTTTCCGGAGTTCCGCCGCCTGCTCATGTGCATCGCCTGCTACCAGGCGGGGATTTCGGTGGTAATCACGCTGGCGGCGGTCTATGCCTCGGAGGTCATGGGCTTTACCACGCCGCAGATCATGCTGCTGGTGTTCACCGTGAACATCGGCGCGGCGGCCGGCGCGTTTTCGTTCGGCTACGTGCAGGACCGCATTGGCCACAAGCCGGCGCTGGCCCTGACGCTGTGCGGCTGGATCCTGATGGTGCTGGTGGCCTACGCCGCCGTGACCGCGCCCGTGTTCTGGGTCGCCGCCACCTTGGCCGGGTTGTGCATGGGCACCACGCAGAGCGCCGGCCGCGCCATGACCGGCGCCTTGGCTCCCGCCGGCCGGCTGGCCGAGTTCTATTCGCTGTGGACCTTCGCGGTGCAGTTGGCCGCGGTGATCGGTCCGCTGACCTACGGCCTGGTGACCTGGGCCACGCACGGCAACCACCGGCTGGCGATCCTGGTCACCGGCCTGTTCTTCGTGGGCGGCCTCATCCTTTTGTCGCGCGTGGACGTGAAGCGGGGGCTGGAACGGCGCGCCGCCTGA
- a CDS encoding DUF2325 domain-containing protein, producing MTAGLSAVVVGADRLGNIPDLLKGHNISITHHISGRDPSHQKKTLQLPSGTQLVILLTDFLGHNVMKTFRNAAQRGGIRVVACRRSVCSMQQALQQCGLCQRAGSVH from the coding sequence ATGACGGCAGGATTAAGTGCAGTGGTAGTGGGCGCCGACCGCCTCGGCAACATTCCGGATCTGCTCAAAGGGCACAACATTTCGATCACGCACCACATCAGCGGGCGTGATCCCTCGCATCAAAAGAAGACGTTGCAACTGCCCTCGGGCACCCAGCTGGTCATCCTGCTGACCGACTTCCTGGGCCATAACGTCATGAAAACCTTCCGCAACGCCGCGCAACGTGGCGGTATCCGGGTCGTCGCTTGTCGGCGTTCGGTGTGCAGCATGCAGCAGGCCCTGCAGCAATGCGGCCTGTGCCAGCGGGCAGGCTCGGTGCATTGA
- a CDS encoding propionate--CoA ligase, giving the protein MQKTRDFHYRSIHDRDAFWREEAGRIHWETPFESVLDFSRPPFAKWFTGGRTNLCYNAVDRWLPTQADAPALIWVSTEVDRERVYTRQEMYEEVNAAAAMLKELGVGRGDRVLLYMPMVPEAVFTMLACARIGAVHSVVFGGFASVNLAQRIDDAAPKVVVCTDGGSRGGKVVPYKPLLDRALALAKTPPASVVVFDRGLAPFEPVAGRDLDYATLRQRHLGARVPVEWLESSEPSYILYTSGTTGKPKGVQRDTGGYAVALASSMEYLFDGRAGDTFFCTSDIGWVVGHSYIIYGPLIGGQATVLYEGTPVRPDGAILWKLVEQFGVNTLFSAPTAVRVLKRQDPELLKRHDLSSLRAVYLAGEPLDEPTAQWISGGLGKPIIDNYWQTESGWPILSAQPGVEKVPTRFGSPSFPVYGFDARIVSESTGEDLGPDQKGVVAIVPPLPPGAMSTIWGDDERFVQTYFTSIPGRQVYSTFDWGLVDADGYWFILGRTDDVINVAGHRLGTREIEESVNSHNAIAECAVVGVADSLKGQVAMAFAVLKNPAGAETEEGAKRLEGDIMRLVEEQLGAVARPARIRFVGALPKTRSGKVLRRAIVAVCEGRDPGDLTTIEDPTALEQIKESLQ; this is encoded by the coding sequence ATGCAAAAAACCCGGGATTTCCATTACCGCTCGATACACGACCGCGACGCTTTCTGGCGGGAAGAGGCCGGCCGCATCCACTGGGAGACGCCTTTCGAGTCCGTGCTGGACTTCTCCCGGCCGCCGTTCGCCAAGTGGTTCACGGGCGGGCGCACCAATCTCTGTTACAACGCCGTCGACCGCTGGCTGCCGACCCAGGCCGACGCGCCGGCCCTGATCTGGGTGTCCACCGAGGTCGACCGGGAGCGTGTCTACACGCGCCAGGAAATGTACGAAGAGGTCAACGCCGCCGCGGCCATGCTCAAGGAGCTGGGGGTGGGGCGCGGCGACCGGGTGCTGCTGTACATGCCCATGGTGCCGGAAGCCGTGTTCACCATGCTGGCGTGCGCGCGGATCGGCGCGGTGCACTCGGTGGTGTTTGGCGGCTTCGCCTCGGTCAACCTGGCCCAGCGCATTGACGACGCGGCGCCCAAGGTGGTGGTCTGCACCGACGGCGGTTCGCGCGGCGGCAAGGTCGTGCCCTACAAGCCCCTGCTGGACCGCGCACTGGCGCTGGCCAAGACGCCGCCGGCCTCGGTGGTGGTGTTCGACCGCGGCCTGGCGCCGTTCGAACCCGTCGCAGGACGCGACCTGGATTACGCGACCCTGCGCCAGCGGCATCTGGGCGCGCGGGTGCCTGTGGAATGGCTGGAGTCCTCGGAGCCCAGCTACATCCTCTATACCTCCGGCACCACCGGCAAGCCCAAGGGCGTGCAGCGCGATACCGGCGGCTACGCCGTGGCGCTGGCCTCGTCCATGGAATACCTGTTCGACGGCCGCGCTGGCGATACCTTCTTCTGCACCAGCGACATCGGCTGGGTGGTCGGCCACTCCTACATCATCTACGGCCCCCTGATCGGCGGGCAGGCGACGGTGCTGTATGAAGGCACGCCGGTGCGTCCGGACGGCGCCATCCTGTGGAAGCTGGTGGAGCAGTTCGGCGTGAACACCCTGTTCTCGGCGCCGACGGCGGTGCGCGTGCTCAAGCGCCAGGATCCGGAGCTGCTCAAGCGCCACGACCTGTCCTCGTTGCGCGCGGTCTACCTGGCGGGCGAACCGCTGGACGAGCCGACCGCGCAATGGATTTCAGGGGGCCTGGGCAAGCCCATCATCGACAATTACTGGCAGACGGAATCGGGCTGGCCGATCCTGTCGGCCCAGCCTGGCGTGGAAAAAGTCCCGACGCGCTTCGGCAGCCCGTCGTTCCCGGTGTACGGTTTTGACGCGCGCATCGTCAGCGAGTCCACCGGCGAGGACCTGGGCCCCGACCAGAAAGGCGTGGTGGCCATCGTGCCGCCGCTGCCGCCGGGCGCCATGTCCACCATCTGGGGCGACGACGAGCGTTTCGTGCAGACCTACTTCACGTCCATTCCCGGCCGCCAGGTGTATTCGACCTTCGATTGGGGGCTGGTGGACGCCGACGGCTACTGGTTCATCCTGGGCCGCACGGACGATGTGATCAACGTGGCGGGCCACCGGCTGGGTACGCGCGAGATCGAGGAATCCGTCAACAGCCACAACGCGATTGCCGAGTGCGCGGTGGTGGGCGTGGCGGACTCGCTCAAGGGCCAGGTCGCGATGGCGTTCGCCGTGCTCAAGAATCCCGCCGGGGCCGAGACTGAAGAAGGGGCAAAGCGCCTGGAAGGCGATATCATGCGGCTGGTGGAAGAGCAGCTGGGAGCGGTGGCGAGGCCCGCCAGGATCCGGTTCGTGGGCGCATTGCCCAAGACCCGTTCCGGCAAGGTCCTGCGCCGCGCGATCGTCGCGGTATGCGAAGGACGCGATCCCGGCGATCTGACCACCATAGAAGATCCCACCGCCCTGGAACAAATAAAGGAGTCGCTGCAATGA
- a CDS encoding CoA-acylating methylmalonate-semialdehyde dehydrogenase, translating to MSEVPRVPLLIGGKLVQSKTTEWRDVINPATQEVVAKVPFATREELDLAVSNAKEAFKTWRNSGQGARMRVMLKFQELLRANSGKLAEMITREHGKTLPDAEGEVGRGLEVVEHACSIANLQLGEYAENAASGIDVYTLIQPLGVCAGITAFNFPVMLPCFMFPIAVACGNTFVLKPSEQDPTSSLFLAQLALEAGLPPGVLNVVHGGPETANGLCEHPDIKAVSFIGSTRVGTEIYNRASAAGKRCQSMMGAKNHCVILPDADPEVALNQLVGAAFGAAGQRCMASSVAVLVGEARNWLPDFVERSKKLKVNSGMDREADLGPLVSPNAKKRVESLIQKGVDEGAKLLLDGRSLKVAGFEQGNFVGPTIFDGVTENMTIYTEEIFGPVLCVVGVETLEDAVAFINRNPNGNGVALFTQDGGAARYFQNNIDVGQVGINVPIPVPVAWFSFTGSRGSKLGDLGPNGKQAVQFWTQTKTVTARWSAHAKSVNTTISMR from the coding sequence ATGAGTGAAGTCCCCCGCGTTCCGCTATTGATCGGCGGCAAGCTCGTGCAGTCCAAAACCACCGAATGGCGGGACGTGATCAATCCCGCTACCCAGGAGGTCGTCGCCAAGGTGCCCTTCGCCACGCGCGAAGAGCTGGACCTGGCCGTCTCCAACGCCAAGGAGGCTTTCAAGACCTGGCGCAACAGCGGGCAGGGCGCTCGCATGCGCGTCATGCTGAAGTTCCAGGAACTGCTGCGCGCCAACTCCGGCAAGCTGGCCGAAATGATCACCCGCGAGCACGGCAAGACCCTGCCGGACGCCGAGGGCGAAGTCGGCCGCGGCCTGGAAGTGGTGGAGCACGCCTGCTCCATCGCCAACCTGCAACTGGGCGAATACGCCGAGAATGCCGCTTCCGGCATCGACGTCTACACGCTGATCCAGCCGCTGGGCGTGTGCGCGGGCATCACCGCGTTCAACTTCCCGGTCATGCTGCCTTGCTTCATGTTCCCGATCGCCGTGGCCTGCGGCAACACCTTCGTCCTCAAGCCTTCCGAGCAGGATCCGACGTCCTCGCTGTTCCTGGCGCAGCTGGCGCTGGAAGCCGGCCTGCCTCCGGGCGTGCTGAACGTGGTGCACGGCGGCCCGGAAACCGCCAACGGCCTGTGCGAACACCCCGACATCAAGGCGGTCTCGTTCATCGGCTCGACCCGCGTCGGCACCGAGATCTACAACCGCGCCTCCGCCGCCGGCAAGCGCTGCCAGTCCATGATGGGCGCCAAGAACCACTGCGTGATCCTGCCGGACGCCGATCCCGAGGTCGCGCTGAACCAGCTGGTGGGCGCTGCCTTCGGCGCTGCCGGCCAGCGCTGCATGGCCTCGTCCGTGGCCGTGCTGGTGGGTGAAGCCCGCAACTGGCTGCCTGACTTCGTCGAACGCTCGAAGAAGCTCAAGGTCAATTCCGGCATGGACCGCGAGGCCGATCTCGGTCCCCTGGTCTCGCCCAACGCCAAGAAGCGCGTCGAAAGCCTGATCCAGAAGGGCGTGGACGAAGGCGCCAAGCTGCTGCTGGACGGCCGCAGCCTGAAGGTCGCCGGTTTCGAGCAGGGCAACTTCGTGGGCCCGACGATTTTCGACGGCGTCACCGAAAACATGACCATCTACACCGAGGAAATCTTCGGGCCGGTCCTGTGCGTGGTGGGCGTTGAAACGCTGGAGGACGCGGTCGCGTTCATCAACCGCAATCCCAACGGCAACGGTGTGGCGCTGTTCACCCAGGATGGCGGCGCGGCGCGCTACTTCCAGAACAACATCGACGTCGGCCAGGTCGGCATCAATGTGCCGATCCCGGTGCCGGTGGCCTGGTTCAGCTTCACCGGTTCGCGCGGTTCCAAGCTGGGCGACCTGGGCCCCAACGGCAAGCAGGCCGTGCAGTTCTGGACGCAGACCAAGACCGTCACCGCGCGCTGGTCGGCCCACGCCAAGAGCGTGAACACCACGATCTCGATGCGCTGA
- a CDS encoding DMT family transporter: MSRSSFDRAGLALMFSTILVWAGSWIAMKLIVPYIGPFDFVALRYVSGGLVLFALVIALRRPLAMPPWKLTLLIGLTQTAGFQGFVQTALVSGGVGKVSLMAYTMPFWVILFAWWLLGDRPTARHGLGIGLAAIGLVCFVEPWNGLGDIRPVLLGLGSGLCWGVGTVLSKRMFERHAPDVMTFTAWQMLLGGLVMTPVAFLVPQMPAQWGWQLWAGMTYIVLIATAAGWLLWLLVVRLVPASIAGLSSLGVPVVAMLFAWALLSEQPTAAELGGMVLILAGIWVVSRAAPAARAE, encoded by the coding sequence GTGAGCCGCAGCAGTTTCGATCGTGCAGGGCTAGCCCTGATGTTCAGCACCATCCTGGTCTGGGCGGGCAGCTGGATCGCGATGAAACTGATCGTTCCCTACATCGGCCCCTTCGACTTCGTGGCGCTGCGCTACGTCTCGGGCGGCCTGGTGCTGTTCGCGCTGGTCATCGCGCTGCGGCGGCCGCTGGCGATGCCGCCCTGGAAGCTGACCTTGTTGATCGGCCTGACGCAGACGGCCGGATTCCAGGGCTTTGTGCAGACCGCGCTGGTGTCGGGCGGTGTGGGCAAGGTCTCGCTCATGGCGTACACGATGCCGTTCTGGGTGATCCTGTTCGCATGGTGGCTGCTGGGCGACCGCCCCACCGCGCGCCATGGACTGGGTATCGGGCTGGCCGCCATTGGCCTGGTGTGCTTCGTCGAACCCTGGAACGGCCTGGGCGATATCCGTCCCGTGCTGCTGGGGTTGGGCAGCGGCCTGTGCTGGGGCGTGGGTACCGTGCTGTCCAAGCGCATGTTCGAACGCCATGCGCCCGATGTGATGACTTTCACGGCCTGGCAGATGCTGCTGGGCGGCCTGGTCATGACGCCGGTCGCTTTTCTTGTGCCGCAGATGCCCGCCCAGTGGGGCTGGCAGCTATGGGCCGGCATGACCTACATCGTGCTGATCGCGACGGCCGCGGGCTGGCTGCTTTGGCTGCTGGTGGTGCGTTTGGTGCCAGCGTCTATCGCGGGCCTGTCCAGCCTGGGCGTGCCGGTCGTGGCGATGCTGTTCGCCTGGGCGCTGCTGTCCGAGCAGCCTACCGCGGCGGAGCTGGGCGGCATGGTGCTGATCCTGGCCGGCATCTGGGTCGTGAGCCGCGCGGCGCCGGCGGCGCGCGCCGAATAA
- a CDS encoding GlcG/HbpS family heme-binding protein, protein MNTKPVLSAEDVKKILAAAEAHALQNKWAVTISVVDDGGHLLGMLRLDGAAPISAHIAPAKAKTAALGRRESRVYEEMINNGRYSFLSAPLIDGLLEGGVPVVADGHVVGAVGVSGVKSSEDVLIAQAGIAALGL, encoded by the coding sequence ATGAATACCAAGCCCGTGCTGAGCGCCGAAGACGTCAAGAAGATTTTGGCTGCGGCCGAAGCACACGCCCTGCAGAACAAGTGGGCCGTCACGATCTCCGTGGTCGATGATGGCGGCCATCTGCTGGGCATGCTGCGCCTGGACGGCGCGGCTCCGATTTCGGCGCACATCGCGCCGGCCAAGGCCAAGACCGCGGCGCTCGGCCGCCGCGAATCGCGCGTCTACGAGGAAATGATCAACAACGGCCGCTACTCGTTCCTGTCGGCCCCCTTGATCGACGGCCTGCTGGAAGGCGGCGTGCCGGTCGTGGCCGATGGCCACGTGGTCGGCGCGGTCGGCGTGTCGGGCGTGAAGTCGAGCGAAGACGTGCTGATCGCTCAAGCTGGCATCGCCGCCCTGGGCCTATGA
- the acs gene encoding acetate--CoA ligase, protein MSNAIESVLVETRVFPPPERAAEGAAIPSMEAYNALCAQVENDFDGFWAGQARDNLQWTKPFTQVLDESDAPFYRWFGDGELNVSANCLDVHLTNGNADKTAIIFESDDGKVNKVSYRELLARVCRFANGMKALGYKKGDRAIIYMPMSIEAVVAMQACARLGVTHSVVFGGFSAKSLQERIMDVGASLVITADEQVRGGKTIPLKPAVEEAFTMGGCEAVTKVIVYRRTGGKVQWNEGRDLWMHDVEAGQPDTCEPVPVNAEHPLFILYTSGSTGKPKGVQHSSAGYLLWALLTVKWTFDARKDDVYWCTADVGWVTGHTYITYGPLAAGLTQVVFEGVPTYPNAGRFWDMIARHKVTTFYTAPTAIRSLIKAAEAAPEAHPQNYDLDSLRIIGTVGEPINPEAWMWYHKNIGRERCPIVDTWWQTETGGHMITPLPGATPTKPGSCTLPLPGIAAAIVDETGGDVEQGNGGFLVIKRPWPAMIRNIWGDPERFKKSYFPSELRGYYLAGDGAQRDADGYFWIMGRIDDVLNVSGHRLGTMEVESALVAHELVAEAAVVGRPDDTTGEAVVAFVVLKRSRPEGDEAQAIAKVLRDWVAKEIGPIAKPKDIRFGDNLPKTRSGKIMRRLLRVVAKGEEITQDVSTLENPAILDQLAKSL, encoded by the coding sequence ATGTCGAACGCTATTGAGTCCGTACTGGTGGAAACCCGGGTGTTCCCGCCGCCCGAGCGCGCTGCGGAAGGCGCCGCGATTCCCAGCATGGAGGCCTACAACGCGCTGTGCGCGCAGGTCGAGAACGATTTCGACGGATTCTGGGCCGGGCAGGCGCGCGACAACCTGCAATGGACCAAGCCGTTCACGCAGGTCCTGGACGAATCGGACGCGCCGTTCTACCGCTGGTTCGGCGATGGCGAACTGAACGTGTCGGCCAACTGTCTGGACGTGCACCTGACCAACGGCAACGCCGACAAGACCGCCATCATCTTTGAAAGCGACGACGGCAAGGTCAACAAGGTCAGCTACCGCGAATTGCTGGCGCGCGTCTGCCGCTTCGCCAATGGCATGAAGGCGCTGGGCTACAAGAAGGGCGACCGCGCCATCATCTACATGCCCATGTCGATCGAAGCCGTGGTGGCCATGCAGGCCTGCGCGCGCCTGGGCGTGACGCACTCGGTGGTGTTCGGCGGCTTCTCGGCCAAGAGCCTGCAGGAGCGCATCATGGACGTGGGCGCGTCGCTGGTCATCACCGCCGACGAGCAGGTGCGCGGCGGCAAGACCATACCGCTCAAGCCCGCGGTCGAGGAAGCCTTCACCATGGGCGGCTGCGAGGCCGTGACCAAGGTCATCGTGTACCGCCGCACCGGCGGCAAGGTGCAATGGAACGAAGGCCGCGACCTCTGGATGCATGACGTCGAGGCCGGCCAGCCCGACACCTGCGAGCCCGTGCCGGTCAACGCCGAGCATCCGCTCTTCATCCTCTATACCTCCGGCTCCACCGGCAAGCCCAAGGGCGTGCAGCATTCCTCGGCAGGCTATCTGCTGTGGGCGCTTTTGACCGTGAAGTGGACCTTCGACGCCCGCAAGGACGACGTGTACTGGTGCACGGCCGACGTGGGTTGGGTTACCGGCCACACCTACATCACTTACGGCCCGCTGGCGGCGGGCCTGACGCAGGTGGTGTTCGAAGGCGTGCCGACCTATCCCAACGCCGGCCGCTTCTGGGACATGATTGCGCGCCACAAGGTCACCACGTTCTACACCGCGCCCACCGCGATCCGCTCGCTGATCAAGGCCGCCGAGGCCGCGCCCGAAGCGCATCCGCAGAACTACGACCTGGACAGCCTGCGCATCATCGGCACGGTGGGCGAACCCATCAATCCCGAAGCCTGGATGTGGTATCACAAGAACATCGGCCGCGAGCGCTGCCCCATCGTGGACACCTGGTGGCAGACCGAGACCGGCGGCCACATGATCACGCCGCTGCCGGGCGCCACGCCGACCAAGCCGGGTTCCTGCACCTTGCCGCTGCCGGGCATCGCCGCGGCCATCGTCGACGAGACGGGTGGCGATGTGGAGCAGGGCAATGGCGGCTTCCTGGTCATCAAGCGTCCGTGGCCCGCCATGATCCGCAACATCTGGGGCGACCCGGAACGTTTCAAGAAGAGCTACTTCCCCTCGGAACTGCGCGGCTACTACCTGGCCGGCGACGGCGCGCAGCGCGATGCGGACGGCTATTTCTGGATCATGGGCCGCATCGACGACGTGCTGAACGTGTCCGGCCACCGCCTGGGCACGATGGAAGTCGAATCCGCGCTGGTGGCGCACGAGCTGGTGGCGGAAGCCGCCGTGGTGGGCCGCCCGGACGACACGACGGGCGAAGCCGTGGTGGCCTTCGTGGTGCTCAAGCGTTCGCGTCCGGAAGGCGACGAGGCGCAAGCCATCGCCAAGGTGCTGCGCGACTGGGTGGCCAAGGAGATCGGCCCCATCGCCAAGCCCAAGGACATCCGCTTCGGCGACAACCTGCCCAAGACGCGCTCGGGCAAGATCATGCGCCGCCTGTTGCGCGTGGTCGCCAAGGGCGAGGAAATCACGCAGGACGTTTCCACGCTGGAGAACCCGGCCATCCTGGACCAGTTGGCCAAGTCCCTGTGA
- a CDS encoding CysB family HTH-type transcriptional regulator gives MNLQQFRFVRETIRRDFNLTEAARMLYTSQPGVSKAIIEFEDELGIKIFERHGKRIKGLTKPGLAVSQVIDRIMREVDNLKKVSDEFARRDEGGLVIACTHTQARYLLPRVIPAFRKQFPKVHLSLAEGSPAQLAEMVLHEQADLALATESLALTPGLATLPVYAWEHTVVVRPDHPLAELTSSAAKRLSLAQLAEYPIVTYDRAFTGRSTIDEIFANQGIHPDIVLEAIDADVIKTYVDVGLGIGIIAGVAYDPRRDSNLVGLPVGHLFGTHTTRVGVKAGVFLRDYVYTFLEMLAPSLTRAVVTEAVQGTPK, from the coding sequence ATGAACCTGCAGCAATTTCGTTTTGTCCGCGAAACCATCCGGCGCGACTTCAATCTGACCGAAGCCGCCCGGATGCTCTACACCTCGCAGCCCGGCGTTTCCAAGGCGATCATCGAGTTCGAGGACGAACTGGGCATCAAGATCTTCGAACGGCACGGCAAGCGCATCAAGGGGCTGACCAAGCCCGGCCTGGCGGTGTCGCAGGTCATCGACCGCATCATGCGCGAAGTGGACAACCTGAAGAAGGTCAGCGACGAGTTCGCGCGCCGCGACGAGGGCGGCCTGGTCATCGCTTGCACCCACACCCAGGCGCGCTATCTGCTGCCCCGCGTGATTCCCGCATTCCGCAAGCAATTCCCCAAGGTGCACCTGTCGCTGGCCGAAGGCAGCCCCGCGCAACTGGCCGAGATGGTCCTGCACGAACAGGCCGACCTGGCACTGGCGACGGAATCACTGGCCTTGACGCCGGGCCTCGCGACCTTGCCGGTCTATGCCTGGGAACACACCGTGGTGGTGCGCCCGGATCATCCCCTGGCCGAACTGACCTCCAGCGCCGCCAAGCGCCTGTCGCTGGCGCAACTGGCCGAATATCCCATCGTGACCTATGACCGCGCCTTCACCGGCCGCAGCACCATCGATGAGATCTTCGCCAACCAGGGCATCCATCCCGACATCGTGCTGGAAGCCATCGATGCCGATGTCATCAAGACCTATGTCGACGTGGGCCTGGGCATCGGCATCATCGCTGGCGTGGCCTACGATCCGCGCCGCGACAGCAATCTGGTGGGCCTGCCGGTGGGCCATCTGTTCGGCACGCATACGACCCGCGTGGGCGTGAAGGCAGGGGTGTTTCTGCGCGACTACGTCTACACCTTCCTGGAGATGCTGGCGCCTTCGCTGACCCGCGCGGTGGTGACGGAAGCGGTGCAGGGGACGCCCAAGTAG
- a CDS encoding C40 family peptidase gives MHRHSNHARLNPSSGQATRGLRLLALVACVVGLAGCAATNQKSTAHTSEIDPYETEWVATSDDPIGVLVSQKFKRERQKTHSGVNSDNALVSEALNHLGIRYRFGGNSPDTGFDCSGLVTYTAERSLGLKLPRNAAEMAQQGVSIAKNELKAGDLVFFNTLGRRYSHVGIYLGDDRFVHSPSAGGVVRVENMTMAYWSKRYNGARRLDNSLMASARASN, from the coding sequence ATGCATCGACACTCCAACCACGCGAGACTGAATCCTTCCTCCGGCCAAGCAACTCGCGGTCTGCGCTTGCTGGCGTTGGTTGCATGCGTGGTGGGTCTGGCAGGTTGTGCCGCTACAAATCAAAAGTCAACCGCCCATACGTCCGAGATTGACCCCTACGAGACGGAATGGGTCGCCACCTCCGATGATCCCATCGGCGTACTGGTAAGCCAGAAATTCAAGCGCGAACGCCAGAAGACCCACTCGGGCGTCAATAGCGACAACGCCCTGGTCAGCGAAGCCCTGAACCATCTTGGCATCCGCTACCGCTTCGGCGGCAACTCCCCCGACACCGGATTCGACTGCAGCGGCTTGGTCACGTACACCGCCGAACGCTCGCTGGGCCTGAAGCTGCCCCGCAACGCCGCCGAAATGGCGCAGCAAGGCGTCTCGATCGCCAAGAACGAACTGAAGGCTGGCGACCTGGTCTTCTTCAATACGCTGGGCCGCCGCTACTCGCACGTGGGCATCTACCTGGGCGACGACCGCTTCGTGCACTCGCCCAGCGCCGGCGGCGTGGTCCGCGTGGAAAACATGACCATGGCCTACTGGTCCAAGCGCTACAACGGCGCGCGCCGCCTGGACAACAGCCTGATGGCTTCCGCCCGCGCCTCCAACTGA